In Methanosphaera sp. ISO3-F5, a genomic segment contains:
- a CDS encoding flavodoxin family protein, with the protein MKIIGINTSPREGSNSRIALEKALSTAAQKGADTELFDLNSMNIRTCQADDYCASNNGTCCQDDDLQQIYSAIKDAYGIILGTPIYMGNVSSLAKIFIDRLYAVMNGVDFYGVSSKKFSVIASQAAVDPPMYEYIKHNLETSVDVIRGMGFVVEDVELLIGNARENSISSKEDQLNKAIMVGNKIVR; encoded by the coding sequence ATGAAGATTATTGGTATAAATACTAGTCCCCGTGAGGGTAGTAATTCTAGGATTGCTTTGGAAAAAGCTCTTAGTACGGCTGCTCAGAAGGGTGCTGATACTGAATTGTTTGATTTGAATTCTATGAATATCAGGACTTGTCAGGCTGATGATTATTGTGCTAGTAATAATGGTACTTGTTGTCAGGATGATGATTTGCAGCAGATTTATAGTGCTATTAAGGATGCTTATGGTATAATTCTTGGTACTCCTATTTACATGGGTAATGTTTCTAGTCTTGCTAAGATTTTTATTGATAGGTTGTATGCTGTTATGAATGGTGTTGACTTTTATGGTGTCAGTAGTAAGAAGTTTTCTGTGATTGCTAGTCAGGCTGCTGTGGATCCTCCTATGTATGAGTATATTAAGCATAATCTTGAAACTAGTGTTGATGTTATTCGTGGTATGGGTTTTGTTGTTGAGGATGTTGAATTGTTGATTGGTAATGCTAGGGAGAATAGTATTTCTTCTAAAGAGGATCAACTTAATAAGGCTATAATGGTTGGTAACAAAATTGTAAGATAA